CACCCCTCCGAGTGACTCGAAGCGCTTCACGAGCGGCGGCACGAAGCGCGGCGAGTCCACGAGGAAGTTCCCGGCCTTCCGCACCGCGAAGAACGAGTTGGACCCGTAGGATCTCGACGAGTTGAAGCCGCACAGGTACACCCCCGCCTCGAGCTCCAAGGGGAAGAGCCCCTCGGTGCGCGGTTCGAGCCCCACCACTCCGATGGAGTTCGTGGGGCAGATGAGCATCGCGCGCGTGGCGGCCACGATCTCGGCCTCGGTGGAGGGCTGGCGCAAGACGACCGTCTTGCCATCCTTCTCCCCGAACAGCTCGGGCGCGCACTGTCGCGAGGCATCACAGTCAGTGCACATATCATCGACGAACCAGGGGCCGGGCGCGTTACCCGGGTGACGGCGCGAAGGCTGAGCCATGGTGGGATTCCACACCCGCCCCTCGGGACTGGCAACGAAAAGAAGTGTCGCTCGCCTTCCGGATTGCCGAGGGCTCCACCGTCGCTCAGGATGGAGACATGCGACGTCTCCATCCGTTCGTTCTCGTGGCGCTCCTTCCATTCCTGGTCGGGATGACAGGAGTGGAATGTTGGCCTGCTGTCCAGCAGCAAGCGACTGCGGCTACGAACCTGGAAGGCTCGCTGAACCTTGATGAAGTACCCGCGACTCCTATTCTGGAGACAATCGCTGGCAAGCGCCCCGGCTCGCGTTTTACGCAGAAGGACAAGCTCACGGTCAAGCAGGACAATGCTTCTCGCAATGGAGGCAAGACACAATGTGAGAAGTGTGGTGTCGAGACGGTTCCAGCTCAGCAACATCAGAAAGGTATTACACCTCCCAAGAACGAGACACAGGTCGATCATGTGATTCCCAAGTCCAAAGGGGGCCCTGGAACTCCCGATAACGGGCAGGTCCTTTGCCGGGATTTCAATATCAAGAAGAGTGACAAGGAGCAGTGAAGGTAATTCGACCATGACGGAGCCCGCTCCCGAGCAGTATGTAAAACTGTTGTTCGAGCTGGATCAGGACGAGGACGGTTACCCGCCAGCCAGTGCGGAGACGCTCTGGGCCATCAAGGTGGGTGAGGGTCTCTTCAAGCTCGACAACATTCCGTTCTTCGCGCTCGGCGTCGCCGTGAACGACATTGTCTCAGCCGTGCCGGAGGAGAACGTCTTTCGCTTCAAGGAGGTCGTTCTTCCCTCGGGACACAGTACGATTCGGGTCATCGTCTACGACCCGTCGGATGTGCCGGCTGCTCGTGCGCACTTTCAGCAATTGGGCTGCTCGACGGAACAGAGCCATCTTCCCCGGCTCATCGCCATCGACGTGCCGCCCACGGTCTCACTGGAGAAGCTGAGGCAGGAGTTGGACTCCGGCAAGGATGCGGAGCGATGGGGTTACGAGGAGGCTTGTCTGGGACAGCCTTGACGGAGACCCCCTATCCTGGAGAGTCCCCCTCGAAGCCCGACACTCCCGTCCGGACAAGACCAGATACCGACACGGTCCGCTCCAGCTCGGCGGGGTTGAGACGGAACCAGCGAGCCACGAGCAGCACCTCCTGCGCCTCGTGGGCGCGCAAGCCCACCGTCCTGGGCTCTGGCCGCTCGAAGATCTCGCTCACCTTCTCCTCCAACATCTGTCGCTCTCCGGAAGTCCGCGGAGCAGACAGTTCGGCGCGCACGCTGCCCCGGCGCACGATGTAGACCCGGTCCTCTCCGTCATGGCCGGGCACCGTGTAGAGGAAGGAGAGGCGCTCCACGTCCTGCCCGATCCGGACCAGCTCGGCCTGCACGCCCTCCAAGGTCTCGGCCCGGTCACGGAGATCCGCGGCGTATTCGAACTGGAGGCAACTGGACGCCATGCTCATGCGCTCGCGCAGGTGGGCGAGCGGCTGCTCCGTGAGTCCATTCAGGAAGGCTCGCGCCTGGGCAACACGGGCGAGGTACTCGGTGCGCGTGCACCCTCCCGCGCACGGCGACACGCAGCGCCCGAGCTGTCCCCGGATACAGCGCGGATCCTCCTTCAAGCCGAACAGGTCGATTTGATCCGCGAGTCGCATGGGCGTGTCCGAGGGACAGTCCCGCAGCTCCAGCAGATCCGATACCGCACGCACGGCCTCCACGGCGCGCTGCCGTCCCCGGATGGGCCCGAAATACTCACAGCCGTCGTTGATGACCTGCCCCACGACCAGCAGGCGGGGCACCGGCTCGCGCGTCAGCTTGATGAAGCACAACAGGCTGTCCCGCTTGTGCTCCACGTTGAAGGGCGGACGCCAGCGCTTGATCAACCGGAACTCCTCCAGCAACGCGGCGAACTCGCTCGGGACGTACTCCCACTCCACCCCGTGCGCATGTCCGATGATCTCCGCGGCCTTCTCCCCTCGCTGCGCCCGGAAATAGGAGAGCAGCCGCGTCCGCACCTTCACCGACTTGCCCACGTAGAGCACCTCTCCCGAGGGTCCACGCATGCGGTAGACCCCGGGACGGTTCTCGGCACGGGCGCGGACGTCCGCGCGCAGTTGTGGGAGGCGGCTCGAGCTCACGGAACCGCCAAAGGTACAACCCACGCACACCGGGCGCCGACAGCCAGCGGGGCGGGCGCCTCGGGAACGGCGGAGGGGGGAGCGGAAGAGCAGGCGCTCATTCCGCTCCCAAAGCGCCCTCCTTACTTCCTCACTGGTCGTCGCACGGCGTCCCCAGACGGACGCCCGTGTACACGCCAAGCTCGTTGTAGATGAGCGGCAGGTTCTCGGAGAGAGGCACCGTGCGCAGCTCGGTCTTCTTCTTCTTCTCGATCCACGTCGAGGGCGCCTCCTTGTCCACCACCAGCCGGAGGTCTCCCTTCTTCGTCGAGAAGATCTCCCCCTCCGAGTCGGACACCACGTCCGTCATCTTCTGCTGCTGCAGGTTGCCCTTGGGGCCGATGAACACCCGGAACTTCTTCTCCTCGGACGGATGGAAGCCGCGGTCCACCAGGTAGTAGCGGCCCTTCTGATCGCGCAGCAGCGCATAGGGCACGAACTTCTGCGGGTTCGGCTCGAAGGTGGCCTTGCTCAGCACCTCGCGCACCTTCTCGGACTCGAGCATCGAGAACGGGATGGTCCGCTCACCACAGCGGACCTCGCAGAGCTTCTGCTCCTCCTTCACGTTCACCTCCGAGTACACGCGCATGTCGAGCCCGCGGAACGAGGAGTTCATCGTCTTGTTGAAGAAGCGCGGCTCCAGGAAGTGATTGCCCGTGAGCACCCAGGGCGGAGGCGCCACCGCGACGAACTTGCTCCCGTCTCCATAGGACAACTTCACGCCCTGCTCCTCACCCGGCGCCACCACCACGTAGTGGCCCTTCCCATCCGTGCACACGTGCGTCTTCGCCAGGCGCATCCCCTCCTTGAGCTTCTCTCCCTGGCCTCGCGAGGACTCGAGGTTCTCCTCGAAGTACTTCGTGGCGAACTCCTCCTGGTTCGACGCGTCCAGGGCCGTCGTCCAGCCCACCCGGCCCGCCTGCACCTCCAGCTTCAGCGCCTCGCCGAACTGGCAGGAGACCTCCTTCACCTGGGCCTGGATGGCCTTCTTCGCCTCGGCCGACTCGCACAGCCTCCGCAGCGACTCGAAGGGCGTCCCGCAGTAGGAAGCGATGCTGTACTTCTTGAGCAGATCGTCCGAGATACGGCCCCAGTCGAGCGTCACCTTCACCGAGGTGCCACACGCCTCGTTCATGGACTTCACCGACTCGGCGAGGCCCTCCTCCGCCTGAGCCGTCTCGGCCTTGCGATCGAAGGCCATCAGCTTCGTGAGCGTGCCGTCCGACTGCTGCTTCTTGTGCAGCGCGTACACGTCCTGGGCCTTCAGGGCCTTGGTGCGCGCTTCGTCGAAGGAGACCTTGAGGCTGTCACGCTGGCCGGGCAGGTTGAGGTAGTTCGTCTTGCGGCCCGCGTGCGTGTCGATGACGAAGGTGGAGAAGCTCCGGCCCCGCCACTGCGTGGTGTAGTACACGTCGTCGCCCGACTCGCGGACCTCGTAGGGGAGGACCTTGCCGTCGAGCTCGCTCCCCGTCCCCTGGACCTGGATCAGGGCCTTCTTGCTCTCGATGGGGGTGAGCGGGACGACCGCCACCTGCTCACCCTCGGGGCCAGAGAATACCTTCCCCGCTTCCACGGGAGCCGCCCGCGCGGGGACAGCGCTCAGCATTGCTACCGCGATGAACGTCGCCAGAACCGCTCTCACATCTTCCTCCTGTCGGGTGCGCCCGGACCTGCTCCGGTGGGCGCGAGTGCTCACAACCAAGCCACGTGGGGTAGGTCCTCTCAAGAGGGAGGTCCCGGGCGCGCTCGGGCTCAACTGGTCTGACTGTCGGACCAGTTCGTCCGGAGCGCGACCGGAAGGTGCATCGTCCTTTCCTGCAAGAGCACCCCTGAAAGAACCTACTCCAGCTGGCCTAGAGCTGGATCTCGTGCTTCTTGCAGAACCGGCGGACCCGGTCACGCTCCGTTTCGGACATCAGCGTCTTCCCCTGCCGCCAATTCCCGTTGGCGTCGCCAAGAGACCCCAGGCGGCAGTGGGCACGGGTGCGCAAGGAGAACCCCGCTCCAGACGGGCGGATCCGCAGGCTCCGTGAGGCGAGCTCGAGCGCTTCATCGGTCTTGCCATCGGCCAGCGCGAGCTCGCCTTGCCGCAGCATGCTCCGCACCTCTTCCGGCAAGGTCTCGCTCGACGAGGACACTCGCGAGGCGGGGCGGCGCTCGATGACAGCAGGAGCCACTGGAGGAGCAGGGGCGACCACCACCGGGGCGGGCGCGACAGGGGACGCGGGAGGAGGCGCCTTCATGGCCGAGGCCGCGGGTGCCACCATGACGACCGGCTCGATGGGTTCCCTCGCGAACCGGGGCCCGAACCACCAGCCCGCGGCCACGCACCCGAGGAGCAGCACTCCCGCTCCCGCCATCAGGCCCGTCCTTGGCGCGGGGCGACTCAGAGTCACTTGCGGCGCGGTGGCGGGGACGACCGGAGCGGCGACGGGCCGCTGCTGGGACATCGCCGTCGGCTCGGGGACGAGCGTCGCCGCGAATCCAACGTCATCCGCCTCGGCGGCGACCGGGGCCGGGAAGCGCGCCGTGGACGAGGGCACATGCGTCGCGGCGAACCCGCCTTCATCCCCCACGTTGGAAGGAGCCGGGAAGCGCGCCGTGTTGAGGGGCACGTGCGTCGCGGCGAATCCACCCTCCCCCTCCGGGGCCGGCACGGAGCGCGCCCGCGAGGAGGAGAACGAGGGCACCGCGATGCCCGTGAGCGACTGGAGCGGACTGCCGGTCAGCTCCAGGATGAAGGTGGCCACGTCCGGCTGGCGCTCCGCCGGGTCCTTCGAGAGCGCCCGCTCCACCGCCACGACAACCCGCTCGGGCAGGTCCGGACAGAGGGCCGCCAGGAGCTCGGGCCGCACGTGGACGATCCGGAAGATCACCTGCACGACGCTCGCGCCATCACCAGCGAAAGGCGGCGTTCCGGAGAGCATCTCGTAGACGATGCACCCGAGCGCGAAGAGGTCCGTCCGGGCATCGATCTCCCGGTTCTTCCCCATCGCCTGCTCGGGCGACATGTACTGCGGCGTGCCTATCAGCACCGCCTCCTGGGTCTGGAGCGTCTGCGAGTCGAGCATCTTCGAGATGCCGAAATCGAGCAGCTTCACCTGCTCGCCCACCACGCCGCCGGAGTCGGTGGGGACGAGGAACACGTTGGCGGGCTTGAGATCGCGATGGACGACCCCGGCGCGGTGGGCCGCCTGGAGGGCCGAGCCGATCTGCCGGATGATGGGAAGCGTCTGCTCGAGCGGGAGCCGGCCCCGCTCCAGCCGCTGCTCGAGGCTCTCGCCGCGCAGGCACTCCATGATGAGGAAGGGCGTGCCATCCGGCAGGGCGTCGAAGTCGAGCACCTCGACGATGTTGGGATGGCCGAGCTTGGAGGCGATCTCCGCCTCGCGGCGGAAGCGCGCGTAGGACTCGGGGTTCAGGCTCGCGCTGTTCTGGAGGACCTTGACCGCCACCTGCCGGCCGGGCAGTCGGCGATGTTGGGCCAGGAAGACCGAGCCCATGCCTCCCTTTCCGAGCAGCGAGGTGATCTCGTACGTGTCCTGCAGGACCGTGCCCACACGAATTTCACTGGCAGCAGGTTGGGTCATGGGGAGTCGGGCGCACCTGGGCCCACCCCGAGACTTAGCCCGCCTCGGCCCCCCTTCGCCAGTCACCCCCCGGCGAACCGCCGGACGGTGTCGACGAGAGAGGAGAGATCGA
This is a stretch of genomic DNA from Archangium violaceum. It encodes these proteins:
- a CDS encoding HNH endonuclease, which encodes MSLAFRIAEGSTVAQDGDMRRLHPFVLVALLPFLVGMTGVECWPAVQQQATAATNLEGSLNLDEVPATPILETIAGKRPGSRFTQKDKLTVKQDNASRNGGKTQCEKCGVETVPAQQHQKGITPPKNETQVDHVIPKSKGGPGTPDNGQVLCRDFNIKKSDKEQ
- a CDS encoding DUF4265 domain-containing protein, encoding MTEPAPEQYVKLLFELDQDEDGYPPASAETLWAIKVGEGLFKLDNIPFFALGVAVNDIVSAVPEENVFRFKEVVLPSGHSTIRVIVYDPSDVPAARAHFQQLGCSTEQSHLPRLIAIDVPPTVSLEKLRQELDSGKDAERWGYEEACLGQP
- a CDS encoding nuclease; the protein is MSSSRLPQLRADVRARAENRPGVYRMRGPSGEVLYVGKSVKVRTRLLSYFRAQRGEKAAEIIGHAHGVEWEYVPSEFAALLEEFRLIKRWRPPFNVEHKRDSLLCFIKLTREPVPRLLVVGQVINDGCEYFGPIRGRQRAVEAVRAVSDLLELRDCPSDTPMRLADQIDLFGLKEDPRCIRGQLGRCVSPCAGGCTRTEYLARVAQARAFLNGLTEQPLAHLRERMSMASSCLQFEYAADLRDRAETLEGVQAELVRIGQDVERLSFLYTVPGHDGEDRVYIVRRGSVRAELSAPRTSGERQMLEEKVSEIFERPEPRTVGLRAHEAQEVLLVARWFRLNPAELERTVSVSGLVRTGVSGFEGDSPG
- a CDS encoding serine/threonine-protein kinase, encoding MGTVLQDTYEITSLLGKGGMGSVFLAQHRRLPGRQVAVKVLQNSASLNPESYARFRREAEIASKLGHPNIVEVLDFDALPDGTPFLIMECLRGESLEQRLERGRLPLEQTLPIIRQIGSALQAAHRAGVVHRDLKPANVFLVPTDSGGVVGEQVKLLDFGISKMLDSQTLQTQEAVLIGTPQYMSPEQAMGKNREIDARTDLFALGCIVYEMLSGTPPFAGDGASVVQVIFRIVHVRPELLAALCPDLPERVVVAVERALSKDPAERQPDVATFILELTGSPLQSLTGIAVPSFSSSRARSVPAPEGEGGFAATHVPLNTARFPAPSNVGDEGGFAATHVPSSTARFPAPVAAEADDVGFAATLVPEPTAMSQQRPVAAPVVPATAPQVTLSRPAPRTGLMAGAGVLLLGCVAAGWWFGPRFAREPIEPVVMVAPAASAMKAPPPASPVAPAPVVVAPAPPVAPAVIERRPASRVSSSSETLPEEVRSMLRQGELALADGKTDEALELASRSLRIRPSGAGFSLRTRAHCRLGSLGDANGNWRQGKTLMSETERDRVRRFCKKHEIQL